Within the Streptomyces sp. NBC_00554 genome, the region TACGAGCCGTTGATCGACTGCACCGGACACGGCGTCGGGGTCGCGGCGGTCACCGCCCTGGAGGCGAGCGGCCGTACCGGTTCGGCCCGGGTCGTGGTGCAGGGCTTCGGCGCGGTGGGCCGGGCGGTCGCGCGGTTCCTGGAGGACCGCGGGCATGTGATCGTGGGCGTCGCCGACGTCGAGGGCACCATCAGCGCCGACCGGCTGCCGGTGGCCGATCTGGTCGCCGTCACCGACGAGTTCGGGCGGATCGACCGCTCCCGGCTGCCGCAGCAGGTCACCGTCACCTCCGAACCGGACGCCTGGCTCGACGTCGACGCCGACCTGCTGATCCTGGCGGCGCAGAAGCACGCGCTGAACGCGGACAACGCCCACCGGCTGCGGGCCGGTCTTGTGGTCGAGGGCGGCAACATCAGCTCCACCGCCGAGGCGCGGGACAAGGTGCGGGCCTCGGGCGCCTTCCTGGTGCCGGGCGTGATCGCCAACATCGGCGGGGCCGGCTCCGCCGCCCTGGCCGTCACCCGGGTAGTGCCCTTCGACCTGCCTGCGGAGGCCCGGAAGGCATGGGTCTTCGACTGGGTCGGCGACTGCGTACGCCGCAACACCCGGGATCTGCTGGAGATCGCCGCCGCCAGTCCGGGCGACCCTCTGACCGAGCTGCTCGACGTCCGCGGGAAGGAGCGCGGATGACCACGGCGGCGACCAAGCGCGCCACCCCGGACCCGGCCCCGCACACGGCCGAGTACCGGCGCCGGGGCTGGTGGCGGGACGAGACCTTCCTCGACGACCTGCACCGCCAGGCACAGCTACGGCCGCACAAGCTCGCGATCGCGGGCCGCCGGATCGCCGAGTCCCGCACCGACACCCTCGACTACGCCGAACTGGCCCGCCTCACCGACCGGTTCGCTCTGGCCCTGCTCGAACTCGGCGTGCGGCGCGGGGACTTCGTCGCCGTCCAGCTCCCCAACCAGTGGGAGATGGTGGCGCTGATGTTCGCCTGCATGCGGGT harbors:
- a CDS encoding Glu/Leu/Phe/Val dehydrogenase dimerization domain-containing protein — its product is MSDLETSQDPAFTVHLNGSGGALKGWVVVDTLYDGLAMGGVRMTPGVTEEEVAGLARDMTQKFTLAGLPIGGAKGGIVSDGTDREETFRTFGRTVKPLLHGGIHLGIDMGVTPADRAVFFDTAGYDPRYRLGAPDMPIDWRTYYEPLIDCTGHGVGVAAVTALEASGRTGSARVVVQGFGAVGRAVARFLEDRGHVIVGVADVEGTISADRLPVADLVAVTDEFGRIDRSRLPQQVTVTSEPDAWLDVDADLLILAAQKHALNADNAHRLRAGLVVEGGNISSTAEARDKVRASGAFLVPGVIANIGGAGSAALAVTRVVPFDLPAEARKAWVFDWVGDCVRRNTRDLLEIAAASPGDPLTELLDVRGKERG